The Mangrovivirga cuniculi genomic sequence TGGTATTACAAGCTATGGTGAACATGGGAGTTGCAGTTGGCCTCGGTCCTGTAACTGGTTTACCACTACCTTTTGTAAGTATGGGGGGAACGAGTTTGTTATTTACCGGACTGGCATTTGGAATCATGCTAAGTGTGAGTCGTGGTCCGCAAGTGGCACTCAACGAAGGAAAAGTTAAACAAGGAAATAATTTTGCTAAAGCAGCTTAATGAGTAATAAAAGACCATATCGAATAATCATCAGCGGAGGAGGCACCGGAGGACATATTTATCCTGCTATTGCCATCGCACAGGAGATCAAAAAGCGTCATGAAGATGCAAAGATTCTCTTTGTCGGCGCAAAGGGTAAAATGGAGATGCAAAAGGTGCCTGAAGCCGGATTTGAGATTAAAGGTCTGTGGATTAGTGGTATTCAAAGAAAGGCTTCTGTCAGAAACCTTCTGTTTCCGGTGAAACTGATGAAGAGTCTGATCGATGCTCGCAGAATTATTAAAGCATTTAAGCCAGACGCAGCTGTAGGTGTTGGAGGCTATGCAGCCGGTCCATTGCTTTATGTTGCGGCTAAAAGAAAAATACCAACGTTGATCCAGGAGCAAAATAGCTTTGCAGGTCTCACGAATAAGTGGCTGGCAAAAAGTGTGGATGTTATTTGTGTTGCATATAAAAATATGGGAAGGTTTTTCCCTCCCCATAAGATCAAACTAACGGGTAATCCGGTGAGATCGGAGATCGCTGAAAATATGCCAGGTAAAGCTGAAGCTGCTGAGCATTTTGGATTCGACAGTAACAAGCCAATATTGTTGATTTTGGGAGGAAGCCTGGGTGCAAGGAGCATCAACGAAGGAGTTCTTAAAAATCTAAAGAAATGGACACGTGATGGTATCCAGGTCTTTTGGCAGTGTGGCAAATTCTATCATGAGGAGATGCAACACAGGATAGATAAGATTTTAGGATTAGATAAATCAATGGTGAAGGTTACACCTTTTATTAAGGAAATGAATAAGGCGTATGCTTTAGCTGACCTGGTGGTGAGTCGTGCAGGAGCTCTTTCAGTCTCTGAATTATGCCTGGTAGGCCGACCGGTAATATTTATTCCTTCACCTCATGTTGCCGAAGACCATCAAACAAAAAATGCACAGGCTTTAGAAGAAAACGGAGCAGCAATTTGTCTGAAGGATTCAGAGCAAGGTGAAAAGTTAGGTGACATGGTTAAAAAAGTGATCACCGATGAAAATAAAAAATCAGCATTAGCAAGTGCTATTAAAAAGATGGCTCTTCCAAATGCGACAAAAGATATAGTAAACGAATTAGAAGAATTATATAAGTGAAAATAACGGATTACGATAACGTGTATTTCCTTGGGATCGGAGGCATCGGAATGAGTGCCCTGGCTCGCTGGTTTGTCGATAGAGACAAGGCAGTAGCCGGCTATGATCGTACTTCCTCAAATCTCACAGACAAATTGTCTGCTGAAGGAATGGAAATACATTTTGAGGATAATCCGAATTATATACCGGCTAAGTTCAGAGATCCTGAAGCCACGCTGGTTATTTATACACCTGCGATTCCTGAGCATCACGATGAGTTTGATTTTTTCAAAACCAGTGGGTTTACAATTTATAAGAGATCAGAAGTACTTGGAATGATCACTAAGGATCATAAAACTTTAGCGGTGGCCGGGACACACGGGAAGACTACCACGAGTATTATGCTGGCTCATCTTTTATATCAGGCTGATATGAATATGGAAGGGTTGCTGGGAGGTATTGCAACAAACTATAATTCCAATTTATTGCTTAATCGCAAGGATGAAGAACCAATAATCGTGGTTGAGGCTGATGAATTTGACAGGACATTTTTACGATTGAATCCAACTTCAGCAATCATTACTAATATGGATGCAGATCACCTGGATATCTATGGTGAGCATGAGGAGTTGGTTAAATCATTTAAGGAATTCATTGAATTGATTCCTAAAGGTCAAAAGATCTATTACCACAATTCACTTTCAGACCAATTATCAGGTTTAATTGAAGAAAGAGGACTGAAAGGAATTAGCTATGGAATTGATGAAGGGGATGTAAAAGCCTCTAACATAAGAGTTGAAGAGAATGCTTTTGTTTTTGACATGTCCTACGAAACTGAAAATTTGTTTTTCGGAGGACTGGTTCTTCATCAACCCGGATTTCACAATGTGCTAAATGCTATAGCAGCATCAGCGATTGCACTGGATAATGGATTGGAAAGAGAAGATCTTTTTAGTGGTCTGGAAAGCTATAAGGGTGTTAAAAGGAGATTTGAATATATCTGTATTACAGATCAGACCATTTACATCGATGATTATGCTCATCACCCGACTGAAATAACATCACTCATTGATTCTGTCAGGAAATTATATCCTGAAAAGAAAATGACAGTGATTTTTCAACCTCATTTGTATTCGAGGACAAGAGATTTTGCAGATGGTTTTGCTGAGTCACTGGATAAGGCTGATGATGTGATATTGATGCCGATATATCCGGCAAGGGAAGAACCTATTGAAGGAGTTGATTCTGATTTGATTCTGAATAAAATGAAAAACATCAATAAGGTAGTAATCGACAGAGAAGATTTGATTGCCTTATTGAAAGCCCGGGAACCTGAGTTACTATTAACTGTAGGAGCGGGAGACATAGACAGAGAAGTAGTAAGAATTAAAAATATGCTTGAAGCATCGTGAAGAAATTTTTAAATAAAATATCGATTAAAACACCTGTGAAGATAGCTATTCTGGTAGTAGTCTTTGTAGCTGTGGCTGGGTTTGCCGGAAACAGGTACAATACCCGGACCTGCTCAGAAATTAATGTCAGGTTAAATGGTATTGAGGATAATTATTTCATCAATGAAGAGGATGTGGTATCGGCTCTGACATACAATGGAGTGCCTTTATCAGGAAATAGCTTTGAAAATATCAACCTTAAAGATCTTGAAATTAAGATCCTGAAGCAACAATACATTAAATCTGCAGAAGTATTTCGTGGACTTGGAGGGAACCTCGTTGTCGAAGCCGAATTGGTAAAGCCGGTAGCAAGGTTAGTTCAGAATATGGCAGCAGACGCTTATATAGGTATTGATGGTAGGATCATTCCGATTTCGGATCGATATACACCAAGAATGATGATCATAACAGGCGATTATGTAAAGAGTATAATTACCGGAAAACTTACCGAACAACCTGGTAATCCGATAATGAACCTTATCAAAAAGATAGAGGAGGATGAGTTTTTAAAAGCTCAGATAGCCCAGATCGATATAGATAAGAAAGGCAATGTTATTCTTTACCAGCAGGTAGGTAAGCAGCGGATCGAATTGGGTAAACCAGTTGATCTGGATAAAAAATTAAAAAAGCTGGAAGTATTCTATAGTGAGATTCTACCCCGAAAAGGATGGAATCATTATGACAGGGTTAACCTGGCTTATGAAGATCAAATTATTTGTGAATAAAAAAACAGACACCACCATAAATTATACAGTATCATGGATTACGAAAAAATAGTTGTAGGCTTGGATATTGGAACCACCAAGATCGCAGCCATTGTAGGAAAGAAAAATCAACATGGGAAACTCGACGTTCTCGGAATGGGACAGGCCGTTTCTGATGGCGTAGTAAGAGGCGTAGTTAATAATATTGATAAGACAGTTGCTGCTATTCAAAAGGCAATAAGAGAAGCTGAAGAGCAGTCTGGCATTGATATCAATGTTGTGAATGTTGGAATTGCAGGTCAGCATATCAGAAGCTCGATGCACCATCACAGCATCACGAGAATTTCTGATGATGATGAGATCAAAGTTGAGGATGTAAACCGTCTGACCAACGAGATCTATCGTATAATGATGCCTGCAGGAAGTGAGATTATTCACGTAATGCCCCAGGATTATATGGTTGATTACGAAGAGGGGATCCTTGATCCTGTAGGAATGGCCGGGACTAAACTCGAGGCTAATTTCCATGTGATCACAGCTAAGACTAACGACATTAAAAATATTCATAAGTGTGTAAAAAGAGCCGGGCTTGAGGTTGAAAACCTGATACTGGAGCCGCTTGCATCCAGCTTGTCAGCACTTAGCGATGAAGAAAAAGAGGCTGGTGTTTGCCTTATTGATATCGGAGGTGGTACTACTGATATTGCAATTTTCCATGATAACATAATAAGACATACCGCCGTGGTTCCATTTGGTGGAGATATAATCACTTCTGATATAAAGCAGGGGTGTAGCGTAATGCAAAATCAAGCTGAATTGCTAAAGACCAAATTTGGTCGGGCAATCGCTGAGGAGGCAAGTCCTAACGAGATCATTAGTATACCTGGCCTCAGAAACAGGCCTCCAAAAGAGATCTCGATTAAAAATCTTGCTTTCATTATTGAAGCCAGAATGGAAGAGATTATCGAATATGTACATAGCGAGATTATCGCTTCAGGATACGATGATAAGCTTGCAGCCGGGTTGGTGGTCACCGGTGGTGGATCACAATTACTGGGTATAAAACAATTGTTCGAATATATGACTGGCAAGGATGTGCGCGTCGGATTCCCGAACGAACACCTTGGCAAAAGCAAAATTAATATTGTGAAGAGCCCGATGTATGCAACGGGTGTCGGATTGGTACTGACCGGATTCAGATCGCTGGACGAGCGTGAAGAACGATATAAAGCATATCCAGCCAACCGTGAAGCAGGAAATGAGAACACCAGTAAACCGAATGGAGGTGATTTTTTCAAAAAGATCATCAACAAGACCAAAGGGTTACTGATCGATGATATCGATAACACTAATTATTAATTATTTAAAGAACTAACTAACCGTCCCGGGTCACGCCGGACGGCACTATAACCACAATTAAAACCGTAGAAATTATGTCAGACAACGGATTTACTTTTGATATCCCCGAGCATCAAAAATCGATCATTAAAGTGATTGGTGTTGGGGGAGGTGGTAGCAATGCTGTTAACCACATGTATAACCAGGGAATTAAAGATGTTGAATTTGTCGTCGTAAATACAGATTCACAGGCGTTAAAAGCCAGTCCGGTACCCTACAGGCTTCAAATCGGGACTCACCTGACTGAAGGGCTGGGAGCTGGAGCTAATCCTGAGATCGGAAAAAACGCCGCAATCGAAAGCAAGGAAGAAATCAGAGAACTTCTTGGCGATGGAACTAAAATGGTTTTTGTCACTGCCGGAATGGGTGGTGGAACAGGAACCGGAGCAGCTCCACAAATTGCCAGAATAGCAAAAGACATGGATATCCTGACTGTGGGTATTGTCACTGCACCTTTTGGTTTCGAAGGCAAAAAGAAAATGGCTGCTGCAGAAGCAGGAATAAAAGATTTAAAAGAATGCTGCGATACAGTTATCGTCATTCTTAATGATAAACTGAGAGAGATATTTGGTAATCTGGCCATCAGGGAAGCATTTGGTCGGGCAGACAATGTTTTGACCACTGCTGCTAAAGGTATTGCAGAAATAATTACTGTTCCGGGATATGTCAACGTCGACTTTCAGGATGTAAATACAGTAATGAAAAACAGTGGTGCTGCGGTAATGGGATCAGCCCAGACTGAAGGTGAAAACAGGGCTCTGAAGGCTGCGGAACTAGCAATAAGCTCTCCTTTATTAAATAACCGTGACATCCACGGTGCAGAAAAAATTCTTCTTTCGATCATCTCCGGTGAAGAAGCTGAGCTGCAAATGGATGAATTGACTGAAATCACTGAATACATCCAGGAAGTAGCTGGAGACGAAGCAGAGGTGATCTTTGGTCATGGTATTGACCCTGATCTTGGTACAGCATTGAGAGTGACTTTAATCGCGACAGGATTTGATGCTCCAAGTACGATCAAGGAAAATGTCGAATCAACAAACTCGAAGAAGGTCTTCGACTTAGAATCAAACAGGCAAATTAAGTTATTCGGAGAAAACAGCGATTCAAAATCATCAAAGAATGAAACGCTTGATGACGGCCCGTCCCAATCAAGTCAATTCATTGCAAGAGATCAGGAAGAAGAGGAAAATGCCAACAACCTCTTCGACCTGGATGATGATTTTGAGGTTGTTGATGATGAGGAAGTTACTAACAAAGAAGAATCTACTGAAAAGAATGACAGTGGAGAAGTTAAAAGGACATTCGTATTCAGTGAGATCGAAATGAAAAAGCAAAAGCTTCAGGAACAGGCAATGGAGCGAAAGCAAAAACTAAATAATTATAACAGTACTCCTGAAAAAAAGGATGAGGAATACAAGGAGAAATTCAAGGTGCCAGCTTATTTGAGGAAAAAAGTTGACTTGAAAGAATCTCAGCATTCTTCAGAGCGAAACATGAGTAAGTATAATTTAAACGATGATAATGAGATCCTTGGGAACAACAAGTATCTGCATGACAATGTAGATTAATTCCCGATGGTCGCGAATATATAATCATTCATGGTTCCGGAATACGTCCGGAGCTAAAAATAATATGTAGTTATGGTGGTGTAGAAAGAACATGGGCCGCCACTTTTGCGTCGAGATTGATATTTATTTTTTCCATAGCCTTATTTTTTTTGACGAAGGTCTGTGTTCTTTTTTTAAAATCTATGACTACAAAATTATTTTTTATTTACGGTTAGTTAGGTGGTAAATACCGGCCACACTTTTTGCAGAATGATGGCTTACAAATCTTTGCGGGCCGGTATTTTTTTTCTAACCATTAAGACTTGGTTAGTTAGGTAGAATGCCGGAATTTTTTGCGGTTCCCCTGGTCCGGGAAAGGCTTCAGTGCTCCGCTTCCGGCATTTCTTTTTTAAAATTCGAGAAATGCTTCTACTTGCTCGTCAATAAGTTGCTTGTAAAGATCATTAAGTACTTCCTCCCCATCAAAGTGCTTATGAATAAATGAAAGCTTTGGCTTTTGTGCCAACACGTGAGTACCACAATAGTTAAAAATATCTGTTAGGTGACTCAAAGCCAGGCCTGCACCCTGTACACCAGAAGAAAGTCCAACTAAAGCACATTTCTTATTAGAAAAGGTATCAGGATATTCCATTCCATCGATAAAAGCTTTCAGGACCCCGGGAAATGATCCATTGTATTCAGGAACAATAAATATAAACTTGGTTGTATTTAACATTCGTTCTCTGAACTTATTAAAAACTTCATGTTTTCCGGCATTTTCATATAGTGCCGAAAAAACAAAATCATCAGGAAGATCATCCAGTGAAAGCACTGGTGCTTCAATACCTTTATCACTAAGGCATGTTTGGTAATACGCTGCAAGCTTTGGACTTACCGCATCTTTTCTGTTAGTACCACTTATTATTGTATAGATCTCTTTCTTATTATTCATAAAAATGAAACTTCATGATCCATCGTCAATACAACGGATATAATTAATATTTATTCTCGGTAATTATTTTATGCTGGTTGATTTCCCTCTTTCCATTTAATATTACATCCCATACTTGGGTGTTGAACAGCAGGAATGTCATCACCATCCAAAATAGCCTCCAAAACCTCAACAAGATCTTTTCCTGTGACAGGTACGTCATTTCCTGGTCTCGATTCATCAAATCTACCACGATAAATGCATAACAAATTTTCATCAAAAACAGAAAAATCCGGGGTGCAGGCCGCATCATAAGCTTTTGCTACCTCCTGTGTTTCATCATACAAATAAGGGAAAGGAAATTCAAGAGCATTTGCTAATTGCTTCATGTTCTCCGGTGAATCATCCGGATAATTAGTGATATCATTGGAGCTAATCGCAATGAAGTTGATACCCTCATTTTCATATTTTTCAGCAACTTCAACAAGTTTCTTCCTTATGTGAATCACATATGGACAGTGATTACAGATGAACATGACTACAGTAGCTTTAGCACCCCTTAGATCATTTATAGTGAAAGTTTTTCCGGAAACAGTATCTGGTAAATTAAAATCCGGAGCCTGGAATCCGAGCGGTATATCTTTTGTTGGCGTTAATGACATATTATTAGTTTTAATATTTATACCGTAAAAACGGCTGATTAGTTTATTTTAATTCAAAATTATAGATTATCAGAAAGGATTGCATTTAAGGATGGAATAAATTAACCTTAAGCTCCCATTTACTTATTGACTAAATCAGAAAAATTAAACCCGTGGCAGACTCTATACTCGATCAACTCAATAAATCTCTTGCAGTAATTAAAGAATTGGACATTGAAAAACCTGAATTTGGTATTATTCTGGGTACCGGTTTGGGTAAGTTAGTAGAAAAAGTTGATATCAAACAGACTATTTCATACGAATCAATACCTCATTTTCCTGTTTCGACTGTTGAATCCCATTCTGGACGATTGATATTCGGAAGAATAGAGAATAAGCCTGTTGTTATCATGCAGGGACGTTTTCATTATTATGAAGGGTATTCAATGGAACAGGTTACTTATGGTGTAAGAGTGATGAAATTACTTGGCATCAGTAAGTTAATTATCAGTAATGCGGCAGGTGGATTAAATAATGATTATGAAAAAAGTGATTTGATGATCATTGAAGACCACATTAATTTATTCCCTGAAAATCCTTTGAGAGGTAAAAATGAAGATAGCCTCGGGCCGAGATTTCCGGATATGTATGAGCCATACGATAAAAATATGATCAAAATAGCCATGGAATATGGGCGTGATGAAAAGGTTAGAATTCACAAAGGAGTATACGCTGGTGTCCAAGGTCCTAATCTTGAAACACCTGCAGAATATAAGTTTTTAAGAATTATTGGAGCAGATGCTGTTGGTATGTCGTCGATCCCCGAGAATATTGTGGCCGTTCATATGGGGCTTCCTGTTTTTGCTATTTCAGTGATTACGGATCTTTGTACACCTGAAAAGCTGCAACCAGTTTCTGTACCAGAAATCATAGCTGCTGCAGAGAAAGCTGAACCGGCTATGACAAGGATAATAGCAAGAATGGTTGCTGAATTTTAATCCTGAAAAATCAGCTTGCCACCACTAATCTCTTCAATGTCTACTACAGGAGGACGCTGAATAGAATAAACATCGCCAAAACCAGTTATTACACCGGTAATACTTTCAGTTGGGTTTATGGTGACATCATTCTTGCCGCCATAGACCATATTCACTTTTCTGCTTTCAAGGGCGGATGCTTCAAATTGGCCGAAATTATTTCTGTATTGAAAATGAAGTGAATCTGCTGTTCCGGATAAATGTACATTTGAGAAGCTATTATTGTATACTGATACTGTACCAACAGTAGCAAAATTCAGGTAAATATCGCCCATCCCGTCGTCGATATGCAGATCAAATGTATTTATTGGCTCGATAGTTTGAAGTTCTATATTACCATAACCCCTGTAATATATTTTTACATCAGAGGGGATGGGTAAATGGATCATCGTCCTGACCGGAGATCTCACCCAGGAGCACGAATTGCTATCTTTTATATAAAGTGTATCCCTGTTAATATTCGTTTCTATTTTATGCAATAAATTTTCAGGACCTTCAATAGAAATTGTTTCTGTTTGGGCATCTGAAAAACGAATATCAACTCCTGTTTCAATGATGACATTTGAAAATGCACCGATAGGTCTTTCCTCAATTGCATGACCCCCGGCTTTTTTGAAGCACCCAAATGAATCTGGGTCATTACACGAAATGGCCAAAAATAATAGTATCGGTAATATATAGATCAACTTCTTCATAATCCTACAAATATTCCCAGTTCTATATTTTCTGCATTTCCTAAATGGGTTCGCAATCCAAAATGAATCCCCATAAAATTAGTAAGTTGATACCTTGCTGAATATCTCTGATAAAATAGTTGCCCTGGATGAGCGTCGTTATACAGGTAATAACCAAGTTGAAATAAAGCCCCAAACCTTCCAAAACTAACTTCATATCCACCTGTCATACCCACACGACGAAAATCCGGAGGAGTATCATTAATAAA encodes the following:
- the ftsA gene encoding cell division protein FtsA, whose translation is MDYEKIVVGLDIGTTKIAAIVGKKNQHGKLDVLGMGQAVSDGVVRGVVNNIDKTVAAIQKAIREAEEQSGIDINVVNVGIAGQHIRSSMHHHSITRISDDDEIKVEDVNRLTNEIYRIMMPAGSEIIHVMPQDYMVDYEEGILDPVGMAGTKLEANFHVITAKTNDIKNIHKCVKRAGLEVENLILEPLASSLSALSDEEKEAGVCLIDIGGGTTDIAIFHDNIIRHTAVVPFGGDIITSDIKQGCSVMQNQAELLKTKFGRAIAEEASPNEIISIPGLRNRPPKEISIKNLAFIIEARMEEIIEYVHSEIIASGYDDKLAAGLVVTGGGSQLLGIKQLFEYMTGKDVRVGFPNEHLGKSKINIVKSPMYATGVGLVLTGFRSLDEREERYKAYPANREAGNENTSKPNGGDFFKKIINKTKGLLIDDIDNTNY
- a CDS encoding GIN domain-containing protein, producing the protein MKKLIYILPILLFLAISCNDPDSFGCFKKAGGHAIEERPIGAFSNVIIETGVDIRFSDAQTETISIEGPENLLHKIETNINRDTLYIKDSNSCSWVRSPVRTMIHLPIPSDVKIYYRGYGNIELQTIEPINTFDLHIDDGMGDIYLNFATVGTVSVYNNSFSNVHLSGTADSLHFQYRNNFGQFEASALESRKVNMVYGGKNDVTINPTESITGVITGFGDVYSIQRPPVVDIEEISGGKLIFQD
- the ftsZ gene encoding cell division protein FtsZ yields the protein MSDNGFTFDIPEHQKSIIKVIGVGGGGSNAVNHMYNQGIKDVEFVVVNTDSQALKASPVPYRLQIGTHLTEGLGAGANPEIGKNAAIESKEEIRELLGDGTKMVFVTAGMGGGTGTGAAPQIARIAKDMDILTVGIVTAPFGFEGKKKMAAAEAGIKDLKECCDTVIVILNDKLREIFGNLAIREAFGRADNVLTTAAKGIAEIITVPGYVNVDFQDVNTVMKNSGAAVMGSAQTEGENRALKAAELAISSPLLNNRDIHGAEKILLSIISGEEAELQMDELTEITEYIQEVAGDEAEVIFGHGIDPDLGTALRVTLIATGFDAPSTIKENVESTNSKKVFDLESNRQIKLFGENSDSKSSKNETLDDGPSQSSQFIARDQEEEENANNLFDLDDDFEVVDDEEVTNKEESTEKNDSGEVKRTFVFSEIEMKKQKLQEQAMERKQKLNNYNSTPEKKDEEYKEKFKVPAYLRKKVDLKESQHSSERNMSKYNLNDDNEILGNNKYLHDNVD
- a CDS encoding cell division protein FtsQ/DivIB, with product MKKFLNKISIKTPVKIAILVVVFVAVAGFAGNRYNTRTCSEINVRLNGIEDNYFINEEDVVSALTYNGVPLSGNSFENINLKDLEIKILKQQYIKSAEVFRGLGGNLVVEAELVKPVARLVQNMAADAYIGIDGRIIPISDRYTPRMMIITGDYVKSIITGKLTEQPGNPIMNLIKKIEEDEFLKAQIAQIDIDKKGNVILYQQVGKQRIELGKPVDLDKKLKKLEVFYSEILPRKGWNHYDRVNLAYEDQIICE
- the murG gene encoding undecaprenyldiphospho-muramoylpentapeptide beta-N-acetylglucosaminyltransferase, translated to MSNKRPYRIIISGGGTGGHIYPAIAIAQEIKKRHEDAKILFVGAKGKMEMQKVPEAGFEIKGLWISGIQRKASVRNLLFPVKLMKSLIDARRIIKAFKPDAAVGVGGYAAGPLLYVAAKRKIPTLIQEQNSFAGLTNKWLAKSVDVICVAYKNMGRFFPPHKIKLTGNPVRSEIAENMPGKAEAAEHFGFDSNKPILLILGGSLGARSINEGVLKNLKKWTRDGIQVFWQCGKFYHEEMQHRIDKILGLDKSMVKVTPFIKEMNKAYALADLVVSRAGALSVSELCLVGRPVIFIPSPHVAEDHQTKNAQALEENGAAICLKDSEQGEKLGDMVKKVITDENKKSALASAIKKMALPNATKDIVNELEELYK
- a CDS encoding thioredoxin family protein codes for the protein MSLTPTKDIPLGFQAPDFNLPDTVSGKTFTINDLRGAKATVVMFICNHCPYVIHIRKKLVEVAEKYENEGINFIAISSNDITNYPDDSPENMKQLANALEFPFPYLYDETQEVAKAYDAACTPDFSVFDENLLCIYRGRFDESRPGNDVPVTGKDLVEVLEAILDGDDIPAVQHPSMGCNIKWKEGNQPA
- a CDS encoding NADPH-dependent FMN reductase; its protein translation is MNNKKEIYTIISGTNRKDAVSPKLAAYYQTCLSDKGIEAPVLSLDDLPDDFVFSALYENAGKHEVFNKFRERMLNTTKFIFIVPEYNGSFPGVLKAFIDGMEYPDTFSNKKCALVGLSSGVQGAGLALSHLTDIFNYCGTHVLAQKPKLSFIHKHFDGEEVLNDLYKQLIDEQVEAFLEF
- a CDS encoding purine-nucleoside phosphorylase yields the protein MADSILDQLNKSLAVIKELDIEKPEFGIILGTGLGKLVEKVDIKQTISYESIPHFPVSTVESHSGRLIFGRIENKPVVIMQGRFHYYEGYSMEQVTYGVRVMKLLGISKLIISNAAGGLNNDYEKSDLMIIEDHINLFPENPLRGKNEDSLGPRFPDMYEPYDKNMIKIAMEYGRDEKVRIHKGVYAGVQGPNLETPAEYKFLRIIGADAVGMSSIPENIVAVHMGLPVFAISVITDLCTPEKLQPVSVPEIIAAAEKAEPAMTRIIARMVAEF
- the murC gene encoding UDP-N-acetylmuramate--L-alanine ligase — protein: MKITDYDNVYFLGIGGIGMSALARWFVDRDKAVAGYDRTSSNLTDKLSAEGMEIHFEDNPNYIPAKFRDPEATLVIYTPAIPEHHDEFDFFKTSGFTIYKRSEVLGMITKDHKTLAVAGTHGKTTTSIMLAHLLYQADMNMEGLLGGIATNYNSNLLLNRKDEEPIIVVEADEFDRTFLRLNPTSAIITNMDADHLDIYGEHEELVKSFKEFIELIPKGQKIYYHNSLSDQLSGLIEERGLKGISYGIDEGDVKASNIRVEENAFVFDMSYETENLFFGGLVLHQPGFHNVLNAIAASAIALDNGLEREDLFSGLESYKGVKRRFEYICITDQTIYIDDYAHHPTEITSLIDSVRKLYPEKKMTVIFQPHLYSRTRDFADGFAESLDKADDVILMPIYPAREEPIEGVDSDLILNKMKNINKVVIDREDLIALLKAREPELLLTVGAGDIDREVVRIKNMLEAS